The Geobacillus genomosp. 3 genome segment TCCGTCATTTAGAAACGATCCGCCGAGATATGAACCGCTTCTTTACAAGCGACTTTCCGTCGCTGTTTGCCCAGATGGACGAACAGCACTGGATGCCGCGCATGGACATGCATGAAACGGAAAACGAGTACGTCGTTTCGTGCGATTTGCCGGGGCTCGAGCGGAAAGAGGATGTGCACATTGATGTGCACAATAACGTGTTGACGATCAGCGGTACCATTCAGCGCAACCAAAACATTCGTGAGGAACAAATGCATCGGCGCGAGCGCTTTTTCGGCCGCTTCCAACGGTCGATCACACTGCCGGCCGATGCGGCGGCGGACAACATTCGCGCGACGTACAAAAACGGCGTGTTGGACATTCATATCCCGAAAACAACCGCCGGAACGAAAAAACGGGTCGACATCGAGTTTCATTAAACGACCAAAAAGGGAGACGTTATGGTCTCCCTTTTCGATTGGCCCCACTGCTTGTGCGGATCACAAGGTCTGTCGGCACAACCACTTTCTTGCATATCGCCCGCTTCGTCGTCAACCGCTCAACAAGCAGCTCAACAGACGTTTCACCCATAAACTCCGTGTATACTTTTACGGTAGAAAGCGGCGGGTGAAGAAACGCAGCCGTCGGCAGATCATTGAATCCGACAACCGCTACATCCTCAGGTACAGCGATTCCGGCTTCATGAAGCGCGCGCAAGGCGCCGATCGCCATCGAGTCGCTGGCGATGAAAAATGCCGTCGGCAAGTCCCCGCTTGAGACAGCTTCTTTCATCAGCCGGTAGCCGTCCTCGGCGGTGAAGGCGCCGATCGATACATAGCGCGGATTGTACATTCCTTTTAAATATAAATATTCGTAAAACGCCGCCTCGCGCTCGTCGCGGATTGGCGTCCCTTCGTCGACATATTCGCGGCCGCCGATGTACCCGATTTCCGTATGCCCCATTTCAAGCAAATAGTCCAACACGGTGATCGTCGCCTGGCGCAGGTCAATGACGACCGAGTCGAACCGCCGCTCATCAGGCGAGCAGTCGACAAATACGATCTGCTTCGCACTCGAAGCGAAGGCGCTGACTTCTTTGGGCCCAAACTTCCCGACGGCGATGACGCCGTCAAGCCCCTCCATCCGCTCGGTCGGGTAAACG includes the following:
- a CDS encoding Hsp20/alpha crystallin family protein; this translates as MALIPYDPFRHLETIRRDMNRFFTSDFPSLFAQMDEQHWMPRMDMHETENEYVVSCDLPGLERKEDVHIDVHNNVLTISGTIQRNQNIREEQMHRRERFFGRFQRSITLPADAAADNIRATYKNGVLDIHIPKTTAGTKKRVDIEFH
- a CDS encoding LacI family DNA-binding transcriptional regulator — protein: MATLKEIAEKVGVSVATVSRVLNYDTTLSVSDETRRRIFEVAQELNYKTLRERNQQARESFRFGLIHWYSERQEIDDPYYMAIRLGVEKECFERGIELVKLFKQNGVYPTERMEGLDGVIAVGKFGPKEVSAFASSAKQIVFVDCSPDERRFDSVVIDLRQATITVLDYLLEMGHTEIGYIGGREYVDEGTPIRDEREAAFYEYLYLKGMYNPRYVSIGAFTAEDGYRLMKEAVSSGDLPTAFFIASDSMAIGALRALHEAGIAVPEDVAVVGFNDLPTAAFLHPPLSTVKVYTEFMGETSVELLVERLTTKRAICKKVVVPTDLVIRTSSGANRKGRP